The Pseudomonas baetica genome includes a region encoding these proteins:
- a CDS encoding DUF1456 family protein: MVHNDVLRSVRYMLDISDKKVIEIIKLGGMDVTLADVITWLDKKEEDEEGFVRCPDEVIAHFLDGLVIFKRGKDESRPPQPIEVPVTNNIILKKLRVAFELKEDDMHAILKAAEFPVSKPELSALFRKVGHTNYRPCGDQLLRNFLKGLTLRVRPD, encoded by the coding sequence ATGGTTCATAACGACGTATTGCGCAGCGTGCGCTACATGCTCGACATCAGCGACAAGAAGGTTATCGAGATCATCAAACTCGGCGGCATGGACGTGACCCTCGCCGACGTGATCACCTGGCTCGACAAGAAAGAAGAAGACGAAGAAGGTTTCGTGCGCTGCCCGGACGAAGTCATCGCACACTTCCTCGATGGCCTGGTGATCTTCAAGCGTGGCAAGGACGAAAGCCGTCCGCCGCAGCCGATCGAGGTGCCGGTGACCAACAACATCATCCTGAAAAAGCTGCGCGTGGCCTTCGAACTGAAAGAAGACGACATGCACGCGATCCTCAAGGCGGCCGAGTTTCCGGTGTCCAAACCTGAGCTGAGCGCGCTGTTCCGCAAGGTCGGCCACACCAACTACCGCCCGTGCGGCGATCAGTTGCTGCGCAACTTCCTCAAGGGTCTGACCCTGCGCGTTCGTCCGGACTGA
- a CDS encoding rRNA pseudouridine synthase: MTDPIRLSKRLIELVGCSRREAELFIEGGWVTVDGEVIDEPQFKVGDQKVELDKDAKATAPEPVTILLNVPAGMDADSAMQTLSAETLSEEHRYSKRPLRGHFLRLTASTDLQAKASGLLVFTQDWKILRKLTADSAKIEQEYIVEVEGDMVAHGLNRLQHGLTHKGKELPPVKASWQNENRLRFAMKNPQPGIIAQFCEAVGLKVVGIRRIRIGGVSIGKVPVGQWRYLSGKEKF; this comes from the coding sequence ATGACTGACCCGATTCGCCTCTCCAAACGCCTCATCGAACTGGTGGGTTGCTCCCGCCGCGAGGCCGAGCTGTTCATCGAGGGCGGCTGGGTCACCGTGGACGGCGAAGTCATCGACGAGCCGCAATTCAAGGTAGGCGACCAGAAGGTCGAGCTCGACAAGGACGCCAAGGCCACCGCGCCGGAGCCGGTGACCATTCTGCTCAACGTGCCGGCGGGCATGGATGCGGACAGCGCGATGCAAACCCTGAGCGCCGAAACCCTCAGCGAAGAACATCGCTACAGCAAACGCCCGTTGCGTGGCCACTTCCTGCGCCTGACCGCCAGCACCGACCTGCAGGCCAAGGCCAGCGGCCTGCTGGTGTTCACTCAGGACTGGAAGATTCTGCGCAAGCTCACCGCCGATTCGGCCAAGATCGAGCAGGAATACATCGTTGAAGTCGAAGGTGACATGGTCGCCCACGGCCTCAACCGTTTGCAGCACGGCCTGACCCACAAGGGCAAGGAGCTGCCGCCGGTCAAGGCCAGTTGGCAGAACGAAAACCGCCTGCGCTTCGCCATGAAAAACCCGCAACCAGGCATCATCGCCCAGTTCTGCGAAGCGGTTGGCCTGAAGGTTGTCGGCATCCGCCGCATCCGCATCGGCGGCGTCTCGATTGGCAAAGTACCGGTCGGCCAATGGCGCTACCTGTCCGGCAAAGAGAAGTTCTGA
- a CDS encoding GNAT family N-acetyltransferase, with protein sequence MRHHSVIHTPKLSDYQELTRVWEASVRATHDFLPDSYIELLRKLVLTRYLDSVMLICTKDREQRITGFAGVAAGKIEMLFIDPDRRGQGLGKTLLNYALQHLNADELDVNEQNPQALGFYFKQGFEVIGRSEVDGMGQPYPLLHMRLRQNQQRTSNG encoded by the coding sequence ATGCGTCACCATTCGGTCATCCACACGCCGAAACTCAGCGATTATCAGGAACTGACCCGGGTCTGGGAGGCCTCGGTCCGTGCGACCCATGATTTTCTGCCGGACAGCTACATCGAGTTGTTGCGCAAGCTGGTGCTGACCCGCTACCTCGACTCGGTGATGCTGATCTGCACCAAGGATCGCGAGCAACGCATCACCGGCTTCGCCGGCGTTGCGGCAGGCAAGATTGAAATGCTCTTTATCGACCCCGACCGTCGCGGCCAGGGCCTGGGTAAAACGCTGCTCAATTACGCCCTGCAGCATCTGAACGCCGATGAACTGGATGTGAACGAACAGAACCCGCAGGCGCTGGGGTTTTACTTCAAGCAAGGATTCGAGGTCATCGGCCGTTCGGAGGTCGATGGCATGGGCCAGCCGTATCCGTTGCTGCACATGCGCTTGCGGCAGAACCAGCAGCGCACCAGCAATGGCTGA
- the rimO gene encoding 30S ribosomal protein S12 methylthiotransferase RimO, with product MTEKAPRVGMISLGCPKALVDSERILTQLRMEGYDVVSTYQDADVVVVNTCGFIDSAKAESLEVIGEAIKENGKVIVTGCMGVEEGNIRNVHPSVLAVTGPQQYEQVVNAVHEVVPPRKDHNPLIDLVPPQGIKLTPRHYAYLKISEGCNHSCSFCIIPSMRGKLVSRPVGDVLDEAQRLVKSGVKELLVISQDTSAYGVDVKYRTGFWNGAPVKTRMTELCEALSTLGVWVRLHYVYPYPHVDELIPLMAAGKILPYLDIPFQHASPKVLKSMKRPAFEDKTLARIKNWREICPDLIIRSTFIVGFPGETEEDFQYLLNWLTEAQLDRVGCFQYSPVDGAPANDLDLEIVPDDVKQDRWDRFMAHQQAISSARLQMRIGREIEVLVDEVDEQGAVGRCFFDAPEIDGNVFIDNGSNLKPGDKVWCKVTDADEYDLWAEQI from the coding sequence ATGACAGAGAAAGCCCCGCGTGTAGGTATGATATCGTTGGGGTGCCCGAAAGCACTGGTCGACTCCGAGCGCATCCTGACCCAGCTGCGCATGGAAGGCTATGACGTGGTGTCCACCTATCAGGACGCCGACGTTGTGGTCGTCAACACCTGCGGTTTCATCGATTCGGCCAAGGCTGAGTCTTTGGAAGTGATCGGCGAAGCGATCAAGGAAAACGGCAAGGTCATCGTCACCGGTTGCATGGGCGTGGAAGAAGGCAACATCCGCAACGTGCACCCAAGCGTCCTGGCCGTAACCGGTCCGCAGCAGTACGAGCAAGTGGTCAACGCTGTGCACGAAGTGGTGCCGCCGCGTAAGGATCACAACCCGCTGATCGACCTGGTACCGCCGCAAGGCATCAAGCTGACCCCGCGCCACTACGCGTACCTGAAGATTTCCGAAGGCTGCAACCACAGCTGCTCGTTCTGCATCATCCCGTCGATGCGCGGCAAACTGGTCAGCCGTCCGGTCGGCGATGTGCTCGATGAAGCTCAGCGTCTGGTCAAATCCGGCGTTAAAGAGTTGCTGGTGATTTCGCAAGACACCAGCGCTTACGGCGTTGACGTGAAATACCGCACCGGCTTCTGGAACGGCGCGCCGGTGAAAACCCGCATGACCGAACTCTGCGAAGCGCTGAGCACCCTCGGCGTCTGGGTGCGTCTGCACTACGTTTACCCGTACCCGCACGTTGACGAGCTGATTCCGTTGATGGCCGCCGGCAAGATCCTGCCGTACCTGGACATCCCGTTCCAGCACGCCAGCCCGAAAGTGTTGAAGTCGATGAAACGCCCGGCGTTCGAAGACAAAACCCTGGCGCGGATCAAGAACTGGCGCGAAATCTGCCCGGATCTGATCATCCGTTCGACCTTCATCGTCGGCTTCCCGGGCGAAACCGAAGAAGACTTCCAGTACCTGTTGAACTGGCTGACCGAAGCCCAGCTCGACCGCGTCGGCTGCTTCCAGTACTCGCCGGTAGATGGCGCTCCTGCCAATGATCTCGATCTGGAGATCGTTCCGGACGACGTCAAGCAGGATCGTTGGGATCGCTTCATGGCGCACCAGCAAGCGATCAGCTCGGCACGCCTGCAAATGCGCATCGGCCGTGAAATCGAAGTGCTGGTGGACGAAGTCGACGAGCAAGGCGCGGTGGGCCGCTGCTTCTTCGACGCCCCGGAAATCGACGGCAACGTGTTTATCGACAATGGCAGCAATCTGAAGCCGGGCGACAAGGTCTGGTGCAAAGTGACTGACGCTGACGAATATGATCTGTGGGCTGAGCAAATCTAA